One window from the genome of Pseudomonadota bacterium encodes:
- the fliQ gene encoding flagellar biosynthesis protein FliQ, translated as MEQAEIIDFMREAIWLMIKLSAPIMLIGLTVGVIIALVQALTQIQEMTLSFVPKMLAIFISIFLFFPAMAAALQAFMEMIADKIISMG; from the coding sequence ATGGAGCAGGCCGAAATCATTGATTTCATGCGGGAGGCGATTTGGCTGATGATCAAATTGTCCGCACCGATCATGCTGATCGGTCTGACCGTGGGTGTCATTATCGCGCTGGTTCAGGCGCTGACGCAAATTCAGGAAATGACCTTATCCTTCGTGCCGAAAATGCTGGCAATTTTTATTTCCATCTTTCTGTTTTTTCCGGCAATGGCGGCGGCGCTGCAGGCCTTTATGGAGATGATCGCGGATAAGATCATCTCTATGGGATGA
- the fliR gene encoding flagellar biosynthetic protein FliR has product MQLDIFVTQSLFTFLLIFCRIGAAIMIMPGIGDSFVPTNVRLLFTLAVAFVMTPVLSAYLPPPPAGLLPFFVLVAAEIVVGLFIGTVMRVLISALDTVGMMISLQSGFANALVFNAISSGQGSIVGALFSMMGVVLLLVTNMHHFLLMGIFESYAMFPVKEGFLETASMADVIARSVNTAFNTGVRMSAPFIVVGLLVYVGFGLLGRLMPQIQVFFLALPLQILLSLVTLSLVFSAAILFWLAAYEDEMIRFMSY; this is encoded by the coding sequence ATGCAGCTTGATATTTTCGTTACGCAGAGCCTGTTCACCTTTCTGCTGATCTTTTGCCGCATCGGCGCAGCCATTATGATTATGCCGGGTATCGGTGACAGTTTTGTGCCGACGAATGTCCGGCTGTTATTTACGCTGGCCGTCGCCTTTGTTATGACCCCCGTTTTATCGGCCTATCTGCCGCCGCCGCCCGCCGGGCTGCTGCCGTTTTTTGTGCTGGTCGCGGCGGAGATTGTTGTCGGGCTGTTTATCGGCACGGTGATGCGGGTGCTGATCTCGGCGCTGGATACTGTCGGGATGATGATCTCGCTGCAATCGGGTTTTGCCAATGCGCTGGTGTTTAATGCGATTTCCAGCGGGCAGGGCTCAATCGTCGGTGCGCTGTTTTCGATGATGGGCGTTGTGCTGCTGCTGGTCACGAATATGCACCACTTTCTGCTGATGGGCATTTTTGAAAGCTATGCGATGTTTCCGGTCAAGGAAGGCTTTCTGGAAACGGCCTCAATGGCGGATGTGATTGCGCGCAGCGTCAATACCGCCTTTAATACAGGTGTGCGCATGTCGGCGCCCTTTATCGTTGTCGGTTTGCTGGTATATGTCGGTTTCGGTCTGCTGGGGCGGTTGATGCCGCAGATTCAGGTGTTTTTTCTGGCGCTGCCTTTGCAGATTTTGCTGAGCCTTGTCACCTTGTCGCTGGTTTTCTCGGCGGCAATTCTGTTCTGGCTGGCGGCTTATGAAGATGAAATGATCCGTTTTATGAGTTATTAG